Proteins from a single region of Deinococcus reticulitermitis:
- a CDS encoding PDZ domain-containing protein, whose translation MQKTLLALSAAVLGGTALSAPIKNNTVTGKITDWPAGKTGELQLRLLDYLTDQKDAVLARTPIDPAGNFTLKLPDAAALAKVLPAKDAVYSYGGACQGSLTLSPAAQVNFFDLQAFVEDKLVSNVKYRTSRTPWPWLSENFAFQELAFASAATKLDGAASCDLQNSPFYDQNGSRMRVETTATLAAGWNTLTGTEGSKTVFSDAPMPGTAFWHVQIGFGGIGMRPGPTDDQKGVQVLALTPGGAAEAAGLKVGDLILAVDGRPVDPANVGAMAERVRGEEGTTVTLTVKRGEQTLALPIKRQFVSLSRP comes from the coding sequence ATGCAAAAGACCCTGCTGGCCCTGTCCGCCGCCGTCCTCGGAGGAACGGCCCTGTCTGCCCCCATCAAGAACAACACCGTCACCGGCAAGATCACCGACTGGCCTGCCGGAAAGACCGGAGAGCTGCAACTGCGGCTGCTGGACTACCTCACCGATCAGAAGGACGCGGTGCTCGCCCGCACCCCCATCGACCCCGCCGGGAACTTCACGCTGAAGCTGCCGGACGCTGCCGCGCTGGCCAAAGTGCTGCCGGCCAAGGACGCCGTGTACAGCTACGGCGGTGCGTGCCAGGGCAGCCTGACGCTCTCCCCCGCCGCCCAGGTGAACTTCTTCGACCTTCAGGCGTTCGTCGAGGACAAGCTCGTCAGCAACGTCAAGTACCGCACGTCACGCACGCCCTGGCCCTGGCTGAGCGAGAACTTCGCCTTCCAGGAGCTCGCCTTCGCGTCCGCCGCGACCAAACTCGACGGCGCGGCGAGCTGCGACCTGCAAAACAGCCCTTTCTACGACCAGAACGGCAGCCGCATGCGCGTGGAAACTACGGCGACCCTGGCCGCCGGCTGGAATACCCTGACCGGAACCGAGGGCAGCAAGACGGTCTTCAGCGACGCGCCGATGCCGGGGACCGCGTTCTGGCACGTCCAGATCGGCTTCGGCGGCATCGGGATGCGCCCTGGCCCGACCGACGATCAGAAGGGCGTGCAGGTGCTCGCGCTCACGCCCGGCGGAGCTGCTGAGGCGGCGGGCCTCAAAGTGGGCGACCTGATCCTCGCCGTCGATGGCCGCCCGGTCGACCCCGCCAATGTCGGAGCGATGGCCGAGCGGGTCCGGGGGGAGGAAGGCACCACCGTGACGCTGACGGTGAAGCGCGGCGAGCAGACCTTGGCGCTGCCGATCAAGCGGCAATTCGTGTCCCTGTCGAGGCCATAG